The Moorena producens PAL-8-15-08-1 genomic interval CTGATTCTAGGTTCTCCTGACCGTCGCCCTTCTATCGCCAAGAGTTTAGTAGATTTAGATCGATTACTGGGGAATTCTTTATCAGACTACGTCAGAGTCAAAGCCAATTGCCCAGTGTTGTTATCACGCACAACTACTTGAAGCAGTAAGAAGCAGTCAGTTATTAGCCATTAGCCATTAGCCATTAGTCATTAGTCATTAGTCATTAGTATTGCTAGTAAACCTCTTTTTGGTTACAACTTGCTTAAAAAGGGTTCATGATCAAGGCTTAATGACAAAGGGTTAATGACTAATTATTTAAACTTCCACCTACTTGAGATTTCACATACTTTAGTGGTGGGAGGGAGAGTCATAAATCGAGTAACAATAGCTGACTTATCCCGCCTACTTTAGTGGCGTGATAAGTCAACTTCACCGTTATTTAATTGAAATTAATTAGACAACGTTAGACAACGTTAGACAAAACCCCCCTTGGACTTTCATCCTGGTAAGAATCCCACGCTGACCTTTAGGTGACATACTCCTACACTGACTGTTACTGGCAGTGCCAGACGCTACGCGAAGGATTTCAGTGTAGGCTTCTTGCCAACTCCACCCAACGGTTAGGATACAAGGCCGTAGGCCACGCGGGGCGCGTTCGGCAAGCTTTATTAACGACACGGGATGCCCCTCCGCACGCCTTACAATACAAAAGGTTCTTTTTTTTTAATTAGTAGGTGGCGGTTAGCTCTTAATTTATTTCCCTACTACTTCCATTATAGACGATTATAGACGATAGCAAAGTATCAAAGTTCCGCCTCCGCCATTCATCCCACGCCGATCTTGCTCCTAGGTCGCCGTGCGGCTCGAACGATTCGGAAGTGGGGCTTCTGGCGGATGAAGCTAACTAGTTTCCTGAGCCTTCACGGCTCGCGGTTTGGATATAAAGAATTAGCAGGAAAACCGCAGGCACCAGCACAAACAAAATGCTGGCAACAAACCCTAGATCGTTAACTTGCATGATTATTAGTTCCTCTAAATCGTTTTTAACCCACGCCCTATAGGATACCATTAACATGGCTGTTCGCGAAGCGTCGCCTTCGGCGAATCGAAATAGAAGATTGAAATATAAGCCTGGCAAGAGGAAATCCGGCTCATGGTAGATAAGCGGGTTGAAAATCCTGGTGAGATACATTCCATTGTCTTAGCTTTATTCCCTACTCCCTACTCCCTACTCCCTAGACTTTGGAGCACGCTACGGAAACAAACCCAGGACGATTGATAAATGCTATAAACCCTATGTAAGCATCTATACAAGGAGGGGGAATTCAGGTTACAATCCCTCGCCAGCTAGCCCTTAAAATCTCTTGCTATGGTTGTTAGATGGCACCAGATGGGGATTTGCTCTTCAGGGTTGGTTTAGTTTTAACACTCACCGGTCCATTCACCAAGACTTGACAGGCTAATCGGTAAGTATCTGGCTTTTTCTTTAGTTTCCGATTTTCTACCTCAGTTCTAGGGGATAGATTTTCTATGCCTGCCACAATTTCCACAATACAGGTACCACATTGACCATAACCGCCACAGTTCACCAGCTTGCCCCGAAACGTGTAGAGATCTATGCGATTTTGCAGCATTTTCTCTCGTAAGTTCGCTCCATTGGCAGCAATGACTTCTTGGTCTTCCTTGACAAATTTGATATTAGCCATGATTTGTCCCAAGTCTGATCTTATTTTCTGATAGTATTTCTATTTTATTAAGGAATGTTAAAAAATAAGCATCCCTGGTCAATGGTTCATGGCTAAGTTGGCCATAAACCATTAACTCTAAACCAGAGCAGGTATTCTGTCAATTTAGTTTTGCGAGTTAGGGCAAGGTTAATTCTATTAGATATTAGAGATTAGTCCTTAACGTCTAATACCTAGGGTCTAATACCTAGTGCCTAATACCTAGTGTCTAATACCTAGTGCCTAATACCTAAGATCTAATACTTAGGGTCTAATACCTAGTGCCTAGTTGGGACAAGTCTAGTCTACCCCTTAATTCAATTTTGATGGAATACTACGGAATATCAGTAACTTTACTGTCTGGTAAATTACTCACTGCCCGTTGCAGGTTGGCCAGAGCACGGTTATAGCCTAGAATTGCAGTAAGTTGGTTAATCCTAGCCCGGGTAAGGGCGGTTTGCTGGTTAATTACGTCGGTTTGGGTACCAACCCCTGCCTGAAATCGTAATCGAGCTAGCCGGAGACTCTCTTCTGCTACTTCTAGGGCAAAGGATGCTGTTTCAATACTCTCTTCATTGGAGTTTAATTGAGAATAAGCTTGTTCGATTTCAAAGCGTATTTGATCCCGTTGGTTAGCAAAACTGCTTTCAGCTAAAGCAACATCAATATCTTCCTGCTTTGCTCTGGCAACCGCTGCTCCGCCATCGAAAAAATTCCACTGGAATGTTGCCCCTACGGAGTAACCATCACCAAAACCCACAACATCATCTAAGTTATCAGCTAGGTCGATTTGACCAAATACACTCAACTGGGGCCTGACTGCAGCCAGAGCAATGGTTCGCTGTTCCTTGTTGATCTTTCGTTGTACCAGTTGCTGTTCTAACTCAGATCGGTTTTTATAAGAGAGGATCAGGCTCTGTTCTAGAGATAAATCCCAACTTCCAGCAATTTCGATGGGATCGGCTGCAGTAATTTCTGCGGATTGAGATAAGTTTAATAACTCCGCCAGCTGACGTCGGGCAATACGTTGGTCACTCAGAGCATTGGTCAACCCTTGAGAGTCATTGGCTAGCTCAACCTGCTGTTGCAAGACCTCAAATCGGGTTCCTAAGCCAGCTTGTTCCAGTAACTCGGTATCCCGTAGAATCTGAGCGGATTCGGTGACTGCCGCTTGGGAAATCTCAACACGAGCATCAGCTTCTTGTAAATTGTAATAGGCAAGGGTGACCTGAAGTCGGATCTCTTCAGAGAGGCGTTCTACCTCTAGCTGCTGCAAGTTTAGCTGTTCCTCAGCTAGCCGGACTTGTGCTGGTCGTTGCCCACCAGTGTATAGGTTATAATCTAGCCTTAGGGCTGCAGTAAAACCTGCTGTCGGTACAGGATCTGGAGTACGAAATTCTGGTGGTGCAGCCTGTTCAACTTCACGTGCACGAGCATTCTGAGCACCTGCCTCTCCTGCTGCACTCTGTGAATAGTTAATTCCTGCAGTTGTTGTCAAATTGGGATACCAAGCGGTTAAGGCTTCTTGGAGAACGAACTGATTACGTTCCAAGGTCAGTTGTGCTTGCTGTAATTCCTGATTATTACGCTTTGCCAGTTCTATGGTTTGTTGCAGGGTAATTGGCTGTGTGACATCTATCTGCACTTCCTGGCTTTGGGTGGGAAATGATAACGGATTGGGGTCAGGATCAAGAAACTCTGGCGCTGAGGTTCCAGGGGTTGGTGAGCTTCCAGAGGTTTGTGACATTAACTCAGGGTTTTCCTCTGTGGCAGATTCAACCACCCTTACCTCACCAACCTCTACGGATTCCGTTCGCGAAGCGTCGCCTTCGGCGAATGGCGCTGCCAGCTCAGTCACAGCAGGAATCGACTCCTCTTGGTTTGCCTGATCAGTAGGCAGGATGGTTTGATCAATAATTTCTTGGACTAATTCTGCTTCTGAAGGTGAGGAATCTACAGAGGAAATAGACTCCTGCTGCTCTGGTTGCTTGGGAGCTGGGGTAGTGTTATTGATGACTTCTAGCACTAGCTCCCCTCCCTCTGGGTTTGGGGCTGCTTCTGTTAAGGATTCTTGGTTAGGTGAAGCTACTGAGTTATTAGTCGGCTTAGTAAGTGATGGTAAATCTTCTGAGGCTCCGGATTCCATGCCGCTCAAGGCAATTGCCGTCCCCACACCTACAGCTAATATATAACGAAAAGTTGGCATAGATTTTACAGTTGATTTTAGTCTTAGCAGAACTACTTCTCTTGCTCAATTTAGCAACCAATGGCAGGATAATGGCTTGCTATTGGGTTTAGCAAAGGAATATTCCCGGTTTGCATATCTAAATCAGGATTGAGCCTCAAATTGCCATTTTTTATAGGAGTTGCTCTTTAACAAGACTTTATTATAGTGGGCAATGGCTTCACAGTATCCTCATATTGGCAATTTTCTGTTGCAGGGAGAAAAGTGACTAGATGCGTTCGCTTTTAGCGGAAGCAAAGCTTCATCGCTTTTAGCGGAAGCAAAGCTTCATCGCATAACCCCTATCTCACACATTGAAATTGTGAATAGGGGCAGATGGGGAGGGTGGGAAGTGTGGGGAGATGGGGAGATGGGGAAATGGGGAGATGGGGAGATGGGGAGATGGGGATACTGGGAGATGCTCTGCTTTTGCATAAGGGTCGCGATTGGGAATTTCAATGCATATTAGCTAACTGCTTGCTGTGATCGTCAAACTGGGTTGAGTAGGGATGGGAAGATAGGGAAATGGCAGGATGGAGGGATGGAAATCGAGCAATTTTTTGTCAATCCACATATCGGGTTAATCGGTTAATTTTTATTACTGAGCCGATGCTATAGTATCAGTAATTTGGCTCAATTATGGTAAAACTATTGTTTTTTAACCTTAGGTTAAATTGGGGTGGGGTTGAACAGCCGTAGAGGTTTTCCAGCCTGCCACACTATCAAAGCATTATTTCTGTTTTTGTCAAGATTACTTTATGTTCAGGGTTAGTTGTGTTCCAAGGTTTTTGCGTTCGCATAAGCGCGGAAGCTGAGGCCTTTGGCCACGCTAAAAGCGAACGGCTTTGCCGAAACGCTTCATACCGTAGCGGATCTTACCGAGCATCGCCTTCTCTTGCTTACTATCTATGAATCCTTTCTATTAATCATTAACAAATAAACAAAACTCTGTATGACTAAGGTGTATGGCTAAGGATTGACAGTGGGATAACCTTTTTTAAATAAAAAAGGCGTTAGTAATCTAGCCAGATACCTTCCGCTCTTCAAAACACCTAATTTAAAATAAGCAGACATAAAATTTATTAAACTATGCCGCAAAAAAAAACATCAAAAAAATGATTTTTAAATACTTAATTTTATTGATTACGTTGATCTTCTTTACAAGAAGATATGATTATTGGTTATAGTTTGTTAGGTATTAATAGGAGCTGTTAACTATTTCCTAAAAATCCATACTTTTTCGGTTCCCTGTTCCCTGTTCCCTGTTCCCTGTTCCCTGTTCCCTGTTCCCTGTTCCCTGTTCCCTGTTCCCTGTTCCCTGTTCCCTGTTCCCTGTTCCCTGTTCCCTGTTCC includes:
- the psbM gene encoding photosystem II reaction center protein PsbM; its protein translation is MQVNDLGFVASILFVLVPAVFLLILYIQTASREGSGN
- a CDS encoding 2Fe-2S iron-sulfur cluster-binding protein; this translates as MANIKFVKEDQEVIAANGANLREKMLQNRIDLYTFRGKLVNCGGYGQCGTCIVEIVAGIENLSPRTEVENRKLKKKPDTYRLACQVLVNGPVSVKTKPTLKSKSPSGAI
- a CDS encoding TolC family protein, with protein sequence MPTFRYILAVGVGTAIALSGMESGASEDLPSLTKPTNNSVASPNQESLTEAAPNPEGGELVLEVINNTTPAPKQPEQQESISSVDSSPSEAELVQEIIDQTILPTDQANQEESIPAVTELAAPFAEGDASRTESVEVGEVRVVESATEENPELMSQTSGSSPTPGTSAPEFLDPDPNPLSFPTQSQEVQIDVTQPITLQQTIELAKRNNQELQQAQLTLERNQFVLQEALTAWYPNLTTTAGINYSQSAAGEAGAQNARAREVEQAAPPEFRTPDPVPTAGFTAALRLDYNLYTGGQRPAQVRLAEEQLNLQQLEVERLSEEIRLQVTLAYYNLQEADARVEISQAAVTESAQILRDTELLEQAGLGTRFEVLQQQVELANDSQGLTNALSDQRIARRQLAELLNLSQSAEITAADPIEIAGSWDLSLEQSLILSYKNRSELEQQLVQRKINKEQRTIALAAVRPQLSVFGQIDLADNLDDVVGFGDGYSVGATFQWNFFDGGAAVARAKQEDIDVALAESSFANQRDQIRFEIEQAYSQLNSNEESIETASFALEVAEESLRLARLRFQAGVGTQTDVINQQTALTRARINQLTAILGYNRALANLQRAVSNLPDSKVTDIP